In the Naumovozyma dairenensis CBS 421 chromosome 4, complete genome genome, one interval contains:
- the SCH9 gene encoding serine/threonine protein kinase SCH9 (similar to Saccharomyces cerevisiae SCH9 (YHR205W); ancestral locus Anc_4.384): MNFFGSKSSSNSQQGTINGSSNNNNNNNNSTSKRIPPNAFFPNFSTHMATPTTAISQNSYAMGTTGITSENVLSRMKSMNEPTTHPDHHHQHQYQNLSSSSKPSIITSSVSDSNTVSSFSSSEAIRQAAAGGIITTATATATATATATATAPSTSSSSRLQPISNNNINNQNAIPTAGPGTDIPRGKLEVTIVEAKNLFTISNDSQPYVVCTFESSEFISNGPESVNNNNPHSNTKRTNNGLPVIKEYLKKKPVYTHRSSSQLNRLTDDDTNNNNNNNNNSTTVTNQQQQQEDNKQQHQELLTNCSNPIWHHKTTFDVLGAHSELDISVYDAAHDDMFLGQVRLRPKIHTTNYASQDQWHTLQSRVLNEKVTGELLIKWEYTSTKKRHYGPNDFEVLRLLGKGTFGQVYQVKKKDTQRIYAMKVLSKKVIVKKNEVDHTIGERNILVTTASNASPFIVGLKFSFQTPTDLYLVTDFMSGGELFWHLQKEGRFTEDRAKFYIAELVLALEYLHDNDIVYRDLKPENILLDANGNIALCDFGLSKADLKDRTNTFCGTTEYLAPELLLDESGYTKMVDFWSLGVLIFEMCCGWSPFFAEDNQKMYQKIAFGKVKFPRDVLSPEGRSFVKGLLNRNPKHRLGAIDDGRELRAHPFFADIDWKLLKEKKIPPPFKPHLVSETDTSNFDPEFTQTSTSYMNKHQPLAATPLSPAMQAKFAGFTYVDESAMEDHYASTYNNRKFLQSSYYMEPGSFIPGNPNLPPDEDVIDDHEEEENYGPTKNDDGTDFDGDQHMDDEFVSGNFEI, encoded by the coding sequence ATGAACTTTTTTGGATCAAAATCATCCTCAAACAGCCAACAGGGAACCATCAACGGCTCCTcgaataataacaataataataataatagtactTCTAAGAGAATACCCCCAAATGCCTTTTtcccaaatttttcaactcATATGGCTACACCTACAACAGCCATTAGTCAAAATTCTTACGCTATGGGAACAACGGGCATCACTTCAGAAAATGTACTATCACGAATGAAATCTATGAATGAACCAACAACACATCCAGATCATCACCATCAACATCAATACCAGAATTTAAGTTCATCTTCTAAACCTAGCATAATAACATCATCTGTATCGGATTCAAATACAGTATCgtctttctcttcttcagaAGCTATTAGACAAGCTGCTGCTGGAGGTATCATTACCACTGCTACTGCTACTGCTACTGCTACTGCTACTGCTACTGCTACTGCTCCTTCtacatcatcttcttcgaGACTACAACCtatatcaaataataatattaataaccAAAATGCAATCCCTACTGCTGGTCCAGGTACTGACATACCAAGGGGTAAATTAGAAGTAACCATAGTGGAAGCCAAAAACTTATTCACAATATCAAATGATTCTCAACCATATGTAGTTTGTACTTTTGAAAGTTCAGAATTCATTTCAAATGGTCCAGAATcagttaataataacaatccACATTCTAACACTAAACGCACTAATAATGGATTACCCGTAATCAAAGAATATCTTAAAAAGAAACCAGTATATACCCATAGATCATCCTCACAATTAAATAGACTAacagatgatgatactaataataataataataataataataattccaCAACAGTAACaaaccaacaacaacaacaagaagataataaacaacaacaccaagaattattaacaaaTTGTTCAAACCCAATATGGCATCATAAAACTACATTCGATGTCCTTGGAGCTCATTCAGAATTAGACATATCAGTCTATGATGCTGCTCATGATGATATGTTCCTAGGTCAAGTAAGATTACGTCCCAAGATTCATACAACAAATTACGCATCACAAGATCAATGGCATACTTTACAAAGTAGAGTCCTTAACGAAAAAGTCACTggtgaattattaattaaatgGGAATATACCTCTACTAAGAAGAGACATTATGGACCCAATGATTTCGAAGTGTTAAGATTGTTAGGTAAGGGTACGTTTGGTCAAGTTTATCAAGTGAAAAAAAAGGATACTCAACGTATTTACGCTATGAAAGTATTATCTAAGAAAGTCATtgtgaagaaaaatgaagtTGATCATACTATTGGTGAAAGAAATATCCTCGTCACTACAGCGTCTAACGCATCACCATTTATTGTTGGTTTGAAATTCTCTTTCCAAACTCCAACTGATTTGTATTTAGTTACTGATTTTATGAGTGGTGGTGAATTGTTTTGGCATTTACAAAAAGAGGGGAGATTTACTGAAGATAGAGCTAAATTTTATATTGCTGAATTAGTACTGGCATTGGAATATTTacatgataatgatatcgTTTATAGAGATTTGAAAccagaaaatattttattggaTGCTAATGGTAATATTGCATTATGTGATTTCGGTCTTTCTAAAGCTGATTTGAAAGATCGTACAAATACTTTCTGTGGTACTACGGAATATTTAGCTcctgaattattattagatgaatCAGGGTATACTAAGATGGTTGATTTTTGGTCCCTTGgtgttttaatttttgaaatgtgTTGTGGTTGGTCTCCATTTTTCGCTGAAGATAATCAAAAAATGTATCAAAAGATTGCATTTGGTAAAGTGAAATTCCCAAGAGATGTCTTATCACCAGAAGGTCGTTCATTCGTTAAGGGTCTATTAAATAGAAATCCAAAACATAGATTGGGTGCCATTGATGATGGTAGAGAATTAAGGGCACATCCATTTTTCGCTGATATAGattggaaattattgaaagagaaaaaaatccCACCTCCATTTAAACCACATTTAGTTTCGGAAACAGATACATCTAATTTTGATCCAGAGTTTACTCAAACCTCCACATCATATATGAATAAACATCAACCATTAGCAGCTACACCTTTATCTCCTGCCATGCAAGCTAAATTCGCTGGATTTACATATGTGGATGAATCAGCTATGGAGGATCATTATGCAAGTACTTATAACAATCGTAAATTTTTACAAAGTTCCTATTATATGGAACCTGGTTCATTCATTCCAGGTAATCCAAATCTACCACCAGATGAAGATGTTATAGATGATcatgaagaggaagagaaTTACGGGCCTACAAAGAATGATGACGGGACTGATTTCGATGGAGATCAACATATGGACGATGAATTCGTAAGTGGGAACTTCGAAATATGA
- the SKN7 gene encoding kinase-regulated stress-responsive transcription factor SKN7 (similar to Saccharomyces cerevisiae SKN7 (YHR206W) and HMS2 (YJR147W); ancestral locus Anc_4.385) has translation MNGIPFSNNNNYGISTTLPAIDQNNNNNTDQMSQEDQERQSKQLQQLPLLPPAATLGTANNNVSSSSGTPTGSHGSKAANNDFVRKLYKILETNTFPNLVRWTPEGTSFVVLDTGKFTTQILPTHFKHSNFSSFVRQLNKYDFHKVKRKSDEPGRKKYGELSWEFTHPSFKRHDEAGLENIKRKIANSRKPDEVQPVTVSTKTSDILKVAPSKMQFDKLKSDFENMERTMNDMMTKYTRTQDELTRLTNRYNTLVESLFTFKTVNENVVNNFTTLCSTLSQKGIELPPSLYDSNKLNQLATYNPLQQQQLARSSSLSLNAPSIQSILAREPVSIQTPTDKQIQHQPAPHNQQIRNNHNTTAATTPLLQNTLPLISTPAGGILPLQEENINTTGHSVSSISKSDVDIKQENSQSPTATEELRKGYHVLLVEDDAVSIQLCSKFLRKSGCTVEVVTDGLAAISILEAFRYDLVLMDIVMPNLDGATATSIIRNFDKETPIIAMTGNIEDQDLITYLQHGMTDILAKPFTRDDLLSMLIRHLSKRIPLCERQQSEPPIQDPSQEKVRQQLIANGPSPHNEPLKKYHHLTPTYCRMYRTIT, from the coding sequence ATGAACGGAATACCCTTCagcaataacaacaattatGGGATTTCGACCACTTTACCAGCAATagatcaaaataataacaataatacaGATCAAATGTCCCAAGAAGATCAGGAACGTCAAAGTAAACAATTACAGCAACTCCCTCTTTTACCTCCTGCTGCAACGTTAGGAACCGCAAATAATAACGTGTCGTCATCATCGGGAACACCAACAGGTAGTCATGGTTCCAAAGCAGCAAATAACGATTTCGTCAGGAAACTTTATAAGATATTGGAAACAAATACTTTCCCAAATCTAGTACGTTGGACTCCGGAAGGTACAAGTTTCGTCGTATTAGATACAGGCAAATTTACCACTCAAATCTTACCAACTCATTTTAAACATTCAAATTTCTCAAGTTTCGTTAGgcaattaaataaatatgattTCCATAAAGTTAAAAGGAAATCAGATGAACCTggaaggaaaaaatatggTGAGCTAAGTTGGGAATTTACACATCCATCGTTTAAGAGACATGATGAAGCTGgattggaaaatattaagaGGAAAATCGCTAATTCAAGGAAACCAGATGAAGTTCAACCTGTCACAGTTTCTACGAAAACTTCAGATATCTTAAAAGTGGCACCTAGTAAGATGCAATTCGATAAGTTAAAAtcagattttgaaaatatggAAAGAACAATGAATGATATGATGACGAAATACACAAGAACACAAGATGAATTAACTCGTTTGACTAATCGATATAATACTTTAGTAGAAAGTTTATTCACTTTTAAAACTgtaaatgaaaatgttgTCAATAATTTTACTACTCTTTGTTCTACATTATCGCAAAAGGGGATTGAATTACCACCATCTTTGTATGATTCcaataaattgaatcaaCTTGCTACATATAATCCGTTACAGCAACAGCAGTTAGCTAGATCATCTTCTCTATCTCTAAATGCTCCATCTATTCAATCTATCCTTGCAAGAGAACCTGTATCAATACAAACACCTACAGATAAGCAAATTCAACATCAACCCGCGCCTCATAATCAACAAATTAGAAACAATCATAATACAACTGCCGCAACAACTCCTCTGCTTCAAAATACATTACCCTTAATATCTACACCAGCAGGTGGAATTTTACCCttacaagaagaaaatattaataccACGGGACATTCCGTATCGTCTATTTCTAAAAGTGATGTTGATataaaacaagaaaattcTCAATCTCCTACAGCCACAGAAGAACTAAGGAAAGGTTATCACGTATTATTAGTAGAAGATGATGCTGTTTCCATTCAATTATGCTCTAAATTCTTAAGAAAATCCGGTTGTACCGTAGAGGTAGTGACGGATGGTCTCGCTGCAATTTCCATTTTAGAAGCATTTAGATATGATTTAGTACTAATGGATATCGTTATGCCAAATTTAGATGGTGCCACGGCAACATCCATCATAAGGAATTTTGATAAGGAAACACCAATCATTGCAATGACTGGTAACATTGAAGATCAAGATTTAATTACGTATTTACAACATGGGATGACTGATATCTTAGCAAAACCTTTCACTAgagatgatttattatcaatgtTAATTAGACATTTATCAAAAAGAATCCCATTATGTGAACGTCAACAATCTGAACCACCAATCCAGGATCCTTCACAGGAAAAAGTACGACAACAACTTATCGCAAATGGACCGTCGCCTCATAATGaaccattgaaaaaatatcacCATCTAACACCAACTTATTGTCGAATGTACAGGACAATAACATAA
- the SET5 gene encoding S-adenosylmethionine-dependent methyltransferase (similar to Saccharomyces cerevisiae SET5 (YHR207C); ancestral locus Anc_4.386) yields the protein MPLTIKTLSLNDLGEQQKLPPNSKIPNHQTICDHVVRLWKEEPSMEYEPLSILHTRLKQRNPHWILSQDTLQEILLKHNLYQSSSISDPNILPLYADQIQYQSSSSANINDIITSIKKFPSCLTIEEKEPMGRCLIATDHIEANKLIFQEPTPLITIPPMDKLGLIERGKICSHCGNTLHSLSTHFIMMNGLDCDSCGTIWCSKKCKLANSHIHSILKHQKSGKKKMMNNNNVAVDSKAWNEFEKLCIKFNQRDIFSVGFIWATIVSMEKPDLKSELETKWNSLCSLSQRIRSNAADSTNIGGTFDKSNGGGGTSAGTVIDTRDTINETEKVKSREEEHKNEDMEHIWKSAFKLFQSALPKVGDTIDFEQFLCEIGRFNLNQIEGQIYYLNSFLNHNCEPNVRFEIDSKLCLKIFSRKPINKGEQLFTTYVSPLHGVNLRRRELRVNYGIFCKCNRCENEFLKSKQSRQDNNNIDNRILSDTPAIMKSPERLTLKIRRESNTAAAASTTAGARRKSSLRNKRPDLTELLKNGKEFDLEIPTNFKIGSRRRTSVRFDENVSFAVEEE from the coding sequence ATGCCATTAACTATCAAAACACTAAGTCTGAATGACTTGGGTGAACAACAAAAGCTACCACCAAATTCGAAGATACCGAACCATCAAACCATTTGTGATCATGTAGTTCGTCTCTGGAAAGAGGAACCATCCATGGAATATGAACCCTTATCCATCTTACATACAAGattgaaacaaagaaaCCCTCATTGGATTCTATCTCAAGACACATTACAAGAAATTCTATTGAAACATAATCTATACCAATCTTCATCCATTTCAGATCCAAACATATTACCCTTATACGCTGATCAGATCCAATAccaatcatcatcatcagcgAACATAAATGATATAATCACATcgataaagaaatttccCTCTTGTCTAACCATAGAGGAAAAGGAACCCATGGGAAGATGTCTCATCGCCACAGATCACATCGAGGCAAACAAACTAATATTCCAAGAACCAACACCTTTGATAACCATCCCACCAATGGATAAATTGGGACTAATTGAAAGAGGTAAGATTTGTTCTCATTGTGGGAACACATTACATTCATTAAGTACGCATTTCATTATGATGAATGGATTGGATTGTGATTCTTGTGGAACTATTTGGTGTAGTAAGAAGTGTAAATTAGCTAACTCACACATTCATTCCATTTTGAAACATCAAAAATCtgggaagaagaagatgatgaataataataacgtaGCGGTGGACTCGAAAGCTTGGAATGAATTTGAGAAATTATGtatcaaattcaatcaaAGAGATATTTTCTCAGTGGGGTTCATATGGGCCACTATTGTATCAATGGAGAAACCAGATTTGAAATCAGAATTGGAAACAAAATGGAATAGTTTGTGCTCTTTGTCTCAAAGAATTAGATCTAATGCTGCTGATTCTACAAATATTGGTGGTACTTTTGATAAATCAAATGGTGGAGGAGGTACAAGCGCTGGTACAGTCATCGATACGCGTGACACAATAAATGAAACAGAGAAAGTAAAATCTCGAGAAGAAGAACACAAAAACGAAGATATGGAACATATATGGAAATCCGCTTTCAAATTGTTCCAATCAGCGCTACCAAAAGTTGGCGACACAATAGATTTTGAACAATTCTTATGTGAAATTGGTAGATTTAATTTGAACCAAATTGAAGGTCAAAtctattatttgaattccTTTTTAAATCATAATTGTGAACCTAATGTCcgttttgaaattgattctaaattatgtttgaaaatattctcAAGGAAACCAATCAATAAAGGTGAACAATTATTCACGACCTACGTAAGTCCATTACATGGAGTCAAtctaagaagaagagaattaAGAGTCAATTATGGTATTTTTTGCAAATGTAATCGTTGTGAAAACGAATTTctaaaatcaaaacaatcAAGACaagataacaataatatcgATAACAGAATACTTTCAGATACACCTGCAATAATGAAATCCCCAGAAAGACTTACTCTTAAGATAAGAAGAGAATCAAATACAGCAGCAGCTGCCTCTACTACCGCAGGGGCAAGAAGGAAATCATCATTGAGGAATAAAAGACCTGATTTAACAGAATTGTTAAAGAATGGtaaagaatttgatttagaaattccaacaaattttaaaattggTTCAAGAAGGAGAACATCCGTTAGgtttgatgaaaatgtttCATTTGCAGTGGAAGAAGAATAG
- the FMP10 gene encoding Fmp10p (similar to Saccharomyces cerevisiae YER182W; ancestral locus Anc_4.387), which yields MSSKIKVVQNVYSRMAISRMSRVMRRRMVTPYTTSAMMRRSITTTNNSSSTSPEMPTFTTNGSKNTKEPKSKWVPITIFSGSFLIGWYLTQHMTFTDVMAYWKYDKLPQDSEQVQRYRFEIMNRLEKLPIMKQIRENNNELGYYEVFPKDSVPGHKSVKEGNQLINKTLLTPGGIAIPPKFFYNPEKKEVVGIYHLGMKLTGYPFIVHGGILATVMEDLMREGIQIIKQKNGEKTNELTISYKMPTFANQFVIVRTTQVDDIGKDSVNMKVDLMDQNGQNVLVKGSGSFKTI from the coding sequence aTGAGCAGCAAGATTAAAGTAGTACAAAACGTATATTCAAGAATGGCAATCTCTAGAATGTCAAGGGTCATGAGGAGGAGGATGGTAACTCCCTACACTACATCAGCAATGATGAGGAGGAGCATTACCACTacaaataattcatcatcaaccTCTCCTGAAATGCCAACTTTTACCACTAATGGTTCtaaaaatacaaaagaaCCCAAGAGTAAATGGGTCCCAATTACGATCTTTTCAGGAAGTTTCTTAATTGGTTGGTATTTAACACAACATATGACATTTACTGATGTGATGGCATATTGGaaatatgataaattacCGCAAGATTCTGAGCAAGTACAAAGATATCGATTTGAGATCATGAATAGATTAGAGAAGTTACCAATTATGAAACAAATTCGTGAAAATAACAATGAATTAGGGTATTATGAAGTGTTTCCTAAGGATTCAGTTCCTGGTCATAAAAGTGTTAAAGAGGGGaatcaattgattaatAAGACTCTTTTGACACCTGGTGGTATAGCTATACCAcctaaatttttttataatccTGAAAAGAAGGAAGTGGTTGGTATTTATCATTTAGGGATGAAATTAACAGGATACCCTTTTATTGTTCATGGTGGTATTCTCGCTACTGTGATGGAAGATTTAATGAGAGAAGGCATCCAAATCATTAAACAGAAGAATGGTGAGAAAACTAATGAATTGACTATATCGTATAAGATGCCCACATTTGCTAACCAATTTGTCATAGTGAGAACTACTCAAGTGGATGATATTGGTAAAGATAGTGTTAATATGAAAGTGGATTTAATGGATCAAAATGGTCAAAATGTTCTTGTCAAAGGTTCAGGTTCATTCAAGACTATTTGA